A single region of the Nitrosomonas sp. Is79A3 genome encodes:
- a CDS encoding GNAT family N-acetyltransferase, translating to MNTKPPDVLPLTSYDVRDVSMLAETIWRHHYADIISSEQIGYMLAQRYQPELINKQLLSSDIWWRKLILDDGIIGFSCCMRTNKADELKIDKLYIHCDHHRKGYGALLVADAIKIMQENNLQSLSLTANKHNQTAISAYQHYGFEITGDSVVDIGDGFIMNDYLMNLTKLNRWNV from the coding sequence ATGAATACTAAACCACCTGATGTATTACCTTTAACGTCGTATGATGTGCGTGACGTCTCAATGTTGGCTGAGACGATCTGGCGCCATCATTATGCGGATATCATTTCATCGGAACAAATCGGTTATATGCTGGCGCAACGTTACCAGCCGGAGTTAATTAACAAGCAGCTACTGAGTTCAGATATCTGGTGGAGAAAACTGATTTTGGATGATGGGATTATTGGTTTTTCCTGTTGTATGCGTACGAACAAAGCGGACGAACTTAAGATTGACAAACTGTATATTCATTGTGATCATCATCGCAAAGGTTATGGGGCATTGCTGGTGGCTGATGCCATTAAGATAATGCAGGAAAATAATTTGCAATCACTAAGCCTGACGGCCAATAAACATAACCAGACGGCAATTTCAGCCTATCAGCATTATGGTTTTGAGATTACGGGTGATAGTGTTGTGGATATCGGGGATGGTTTTATCATGAATGATTACTTGATGAACTTAACAAAATTGAATCGCTGGAATGTTTAA
- a CDS encoding DUF484 family protein: MMKPEDVAQYLQEHPQFFNEYADLLADIQISHPQDDKVISLNERQVLSLRERNRVLQDKLLELISFGEENDAIGEKMHRLAIALLSVSSLDEFFNVLYFSLKEDFAVPLVAMRFWNISCSNNPYTEFTPSSEDIHVIAASLSQPYCGNHIADEIKQWFGEGAEHLNSFAMIPLNTTQTIGLLVLGSPDAERFYPEMGTLHLKRLGELVCTTITRYDQAETLSSKAIQDHVTNEQ, encoded by the coding sequence ATGATGAAACCTGAAGATGTCGCGCAGTACCTACAGGAGCACCCGCAATTCTTCAATGAATATGCCGACTTACTGGCAGATATTCAAATTTCTCATCCGCAGGATGATAAAGTGATTTCACTGAATGAGCGTCAAGTACTTTCATTAAGGGAAAGGAATCGCGTATTACAGGATAAATTACTTGAACTGATCAGTTTTGGTGAAGAAAATGATGCCATCGGTGAAAAAATGCACCGATTGGCAATTGCGCTGCTTTCTGTTTCCAGTTTGGACGAGTTTTTTAATGTGTTGTATTTCAGCCTGAAAGAAGATTTCGCAGTTCCGCTTGTGGCAATGCGTTTCTGGAATATTTCCTGCAGCAATAATCCTTATACCGAATTTACGCCCAGCAGTGAAGATATTCATGTCATTGCTGCAAGTTTGTCACAACCTTATTGCGGCAATCATATCGCGGATGAGATCAAGCAATGGTTTGGTGAAGGCGCTGAGCACCTCAATTCATTCGCCATGATTCCATTGAATACAACACAAACCATCGGTTTGCTTGTTTTGGGCAGCCCTGATGCAGAAAGATTTTATCCCGAAATGGGGACACTGCATTTAAAACGGTTAGGGGAACTGGTGTGTACCACCATTACTCGCTATGATCAAGCGGAAACTTTAAGCAGTAAAGCGATTCAAGATCATGTAACCAATGAGCAGTAA
- the dapF gene encoding diaminopimelate epimerase, translated as MKLKFTKMQGLGNDFVVLDGINQPVNLDQQQIRLLADRHFGIGCDQLLLVEKATGQADFRYRIFNADGSEVEQCGNGARCFVRYVHDHGLTQKNEIRIETLSGVISPKLEIDGNVTVNMGKPIFEPEEIPFVAEKTALTYQLEIQGKPVTISALSMGNPHAVRVVQNIENAPVDTEGALIETHPRFPKRVNVGYVQVIDRSHIKLRVFERGAGETLACGTGACAAVVAGVNQGLLDSQVIVSTRGGELTISWQGQDEPVWMTGPAVTVFEGEINL; from the coding sequence ATGAAGTTGAAATTTACTAAAATGCAGGGCTTGGGCAATGATTTTGTCGTCCTGGATGGGATCAATCAACCCGTAAATCTTGATCAACAACAGATTCGTTTACTCGCCGACCGTCATTTCGGTATCGGCTGCGATCAGTTATTGCTGGTTGAAAAAGCTACAGGTCAGGCTGATTTTCGTTATCGTATCTTCAATGCCGATGGTAGTGAAGTTGAGCAATGTGGCAATGGCGCGCGCTGTTTCGTTCGTTATGTGCACGACCATGGCTTAACACAAAAAAACGAAATTCGCATCGAAACACTGAGCGGCGTAATATCTCCGAAACTGGAAATTGATGGAAATGTCACGGTTAATATGGGAAAACCTATATTCGAGCCGGAAGAAATTCCTTTTGTTGCTGAGAAAACTGCTTTGACTTATCAGCTTGAAATACAAGGTAAGCCAGTTACAATAAGCGCCTTGTCGATGGGTAATCCGCACGCCGTACGTGTCGTGCAAAATATTGAAAACGCCCCAGTAGATACTGAAGGCGCATTGATAGAAACGCATCCGCGTTTTCCCAAAAGAGTGAATGTTGGTTACGTGCAGGTAATTGACCGTAGCCATATCAAGTTACGGGTTTTTGAGCGCGGCGCTGGCGAAACCCTGGCTTGTGGAACAGGCGCTTGCGCAGCAGTCGTTGCGGGCGTTAATCAGGGTTTGTTGGATAGTCAGGTAATTGTCAGCACACGTGGCGGTGAGTTGACGATAAGCTGGCAGGGGCAGGATGAACCCGTTTGGATGACTGGCCCGGCAGTTACAGTATTCGAAGGTGAAATAAATTTGTAA
- the hslV gene encoding ATP-dependent protease subunit HslV has protein sequence MTTIVSVRRGRQVALGGDGQVTLGAVVAKSSARKVRRLYHDKILAGFAGGTADAFTLFERFEGKLEAHHGHIMRAAVELAKDWRTDRILRRLEAMLVVANEDATLIITGAGDVIEPELGLAAIGSGGSYALAAARALLENTDLTPKEIVKKALTIAGDICIYTNQDHVIETID, from the coding sequence ATGACAACAATTGTTTCAGTAAGGCGCGGCCGTCAGGTTGCATTAGGTGGTGATGGCCAGGTAACGCTTGGCGCTGTTGTGGCCAAATCCAGTGCACGCAAAGTTCGCAGACTCTATCATGATAAAATTCTGGCCGGATTCGCTGGTGGTACTGCCGATGCTTTTACCTTGTTCGAGCGATTTGAAGGCAAACTGGAAGCGCATCATGGTCATATTATGCGTGCGGCCGTTGAACTGGCCAAAGACTGGCGCACAGACCGGATTCTCCGTAGATTGGAAGCGATGCTGGTGGTTGCCAACGAAGATGCTACACTGATTATTACCGGTGCTGGCGATGTGATTGAACCGGAATTGGGCCTTGCCGCTATTGGTAGCGGCGGTTCTTATGCATTGGCTGCTGCCCGTGCGCTTTTGGAAAATACGGATTTGACGCCAAAGGAGATTGTGAAAAAAGCGCTCACAATAGCGGGGGATATCTGTATTTATACTAACCAGGATCATGTCATTGAAACCATCGACTGA
- a CDS encoding methane monooxygenase/ammonia monooxygenase subunit C, producing the protein MATTYGTTSASSSANYDMSLWYDSKYYKIGMLTMLLVAIFWIWYQRTFAYSHGMDSMEPEFDKVWMGLWRVHMTLMPLFALITWGWILKTRDTKEQLDNLDPKLEIKRYFYWMMWLGVYLFGVYWGGSFFTEQDASWHQVIIRDTSFTPSHVVVFYGSFPMYIVCGIASYLYAMTRLPLYSRGTSFPLVMAIAGPLMILPNVGLNEWGHAFWFMEELFSAPLHWGFVILGWAGLFSGGIAAQIITRYSNLTDVIWNNSSKEILNNRIVP; encoded by the coding sequence ATGGCAACAACTTATGGCACAACGAGCGCAAGTTCGAGCGCTAACTATGACATGTCGCTGTGGTACGACTCAAAGTACTACAAGATAGGAATGCTCACCATGTTATTGGTGGCGATATTTTGGATCTGGTATCAAAGGACATTTGCATATTCACACGGCATGGACTCGATGGAACCGGAATTTGACAAAGTGTGGATGGGACTGTGGCGCGTACACATGACCCTGATGCCTTTATTTGCTTTGATCACCTGGGGCTGGATCCTGAAGACCCGTGACACGAAAGAACAACTGGACAACCTGGATCCAAAGTTAGAGATCAAACGTTATTTCTACTGGATGATGTGGCTGGGTGTGTATTTGTTTGGTGTTTACTGGGGCGGAAGCTTCTTCACCGAACAAGATGCATCGTGGCACCAAGTGATTATTCGTGACACTAGCTTCACGCCAAGTCACGTAGTGGTGTTTTACGGCTCATTCCCGATGTACATCGTATGTGGCATAGCCTCATACCTGTACGCGATGACCCGTTTGCCACTGTATAGCCGCGGCACATCATTCCCGCTGGTTATGGCAATTGCAGGCCCGCTGATGATTCTGCCAAACGTAGGATTGAACGAATGGGGTCATGCATTCTGGTTCATGGAAGAACTGTTCAGTGCACCCTTGCACTGGGGCTTTGTGATTCTGGGCTGGGCAGGCTTGTTCTCAGGTGGTATTGCAGCACAAATTATCACCCGTTACTCCAACCTGACCGACGTTATCTGGAATAACTCAAGCAAAGAGATTCTGAACAACCGGATAGTCCCTTGA
- the xerC gene encoding tyrosine recombinase XerC codes for MSSKPESLAAAFIHHLTYERRLSPLTSENYARDIRVLLKLLNKDDLEQVQFLNIRHVIAQLHSKGLSGRSLSRMLSAWRSFYNYLIRKHHYQHNPCNGMRVPKSPQKLPNALSPDEATQLLTFSPDGILMARDSAMFELFYSSGLRLTELAQLKPADIHFAEGTVKVLGKGEKERIVPVGAFAIQALKVWLEQRVLIIKPEVTALFLSQHGDAISARTISHRLKSRARQQGIHQNVHPHILRHSFASHLLQSSGDLRAVQEMLGHAHITSTQVYTHLDFQHLTKVYDTAHPRAKKRD; via the coding sequence ATGAGCAGTAAACCTGAATCATTGGCTGCCGCATTTATCCATCATTTAACTTATGAACGGCGTTTGTCACCGCTTACCAGTGAAAATTATGCGCGCGATATTCGTGTTCTGCTGAAACTTTTAAATAAAGACGATTTGGAACAGGTTCAATTTCTGAATATCCGTCATGTCATTGCGCAACTCCATAGCAAAGGACTTTCTGGTAGAAGTTTGTCTAGAATGTTATCGGCATGGCGCAGCTTTTATAATTATTTGATCCGTAAACACCACTATCAGCATAATCCCTGTAATGGAATGCGTGTTCCCAAATCACCACAAAAACTGCCCAACGCGCTTTCACCCGATGAAGCTACGCAGTTACTGACTTTCTCGCCCGATGGCATTTTGATGGCACGCGACAGTGCGATGTTTGAATTATTCTATTCTTCCGGTTTAAGGTTGACGGAATTAGCGCAATTGAAGCCTGCGGATATCCATTTTGCGGAGGGAACGGTAAAAGTTCTGGGGAAAGGGGAGAAGGAACGTATTGTCCCTGTCGGCGCTTTCGCGATTCAAGCATTAAAAGTTTGGCTTGAACAACGCGTATTGATTATCAAACCGGAAGTGACTGCACTTTTTTTATCGCAGCATGGGGATGCCATTAGCGCTCGCACCATCAGCCATCGCCTGAAAAGCAGGGCCAGACAGCAAGGCATCCATCAAAATGTACATCCGCATATTTTACGGCACTCTTTTGCTTCTCATTTGCTGCAATCCAGCGGTGATTTGCGCGCTGTTCAGGAAATGTTGGGCCATGCGCATATTACTTCCACGCAAGTCTATACCCATTTGGATTTTCAACATTTAACGAAAGTTTATGATACCGCACATCCACGGGCGAAAAAAAGAGATTGA
- a CDS encoding membrane protein, giving the protein MEDIIVIIQQWGPVNILVGLTAASVIGFIGSLVAIPWILIRLPSDYFDLRVPRHWMKDHHPVLRIIGLVIKNILGIVFLIAGFLMLFLPGQGVLTMLIGISFMDFPNKRKLEARIVGQPALLKVINAMRQKFNRLPLTLSPDCNK; this is encoded by the coding sequence ATGGAAGATATCATTGTAATCATTCAGCAATGGGGGCCTGTCAATATTCTTGTTGGTTTGACCGCGGCATCTGTTATTGGCTTTATTGGTTCTCTAGTCGCAATTCCCTGGATTCTGATTCGATTGCCGAGCGATTACTTTGATTTGCGAGTCCCTCGTCACTGGATGAAAGATCATCATCCAGTGTTACGCATCATCGGTTTGGTTATAAAAAATATTTTGGGCATTGTGTTCCTAATAGCGGGTTTTTTGATGCTTTTTCTGCCAGGGCAAGGCGTGTTGACGATGCTGATCGGAATTTCATTTATGGATTTTCCTAATAAGCGTAAGCTGGAAGCCCGGATTGTCGGGCAACCCGCATTATTGAAAGTCATAAACGCAATGCGTCAGAAATTCAACAGACTTCCACTTACGTTGTCACCAGACTGTAATAAATAA